In the genome of Afipia felis ATCC 53690, the window CTCCCAGCCTGCACGGAGGGCGGCGGACAGGTCGGACATGTGAATGCGCCGCACGACGGGCAAGCCATTGGGCGGGGAGACGGCGACGGGCAGGGTATTGCCGGAAGATGGATAAGTGGAAGACATGACAGAGGCTCCCGTTCGATGGCGGTTGACGCGATGTTCGCGACCGTGACCACGCGGAAGCAACGCGCGTCTGATGTGAGGAGGCTAAACCTTCCCTGAGAGGAACAAACTCACGGTTCGGTGAATTTGTTCCGACCGGAGTCCAAACAAGGGGCGCATCCTTATACCGTCTTCAAACTTTCATTGGCCTGACATGATGGCCAGCCGATGACGGGTGTATTGGCAAGCTGCACGCCGTAAGGCAGACTTTCCATCAGGTGACGCTCGCGGCGCCGATACTTTGATTCAAATCGCAAGCAGGAGTTCAGCATGAGCATTTTTTCCAAGATCATGGGCGCTATTTTCGGAACGACCAGCGCACAGGCGGCCGAACCCGCCGGGGGCGCGGGCTCGGCAGGCGCCGGAGCTCCGGCGGCGCAGACCGTCGATGTGGCGCCGATCCTCGATGCGGCCGTGAAGGCCAAGGGTGAGAAGCTCGAATGGCGCACCTCGATCGTCGACCTGATGAAGGCGCTCGATATCGATTCCAGTCTCGCCGCGCGCAAGGAGCTCGCCAAGGAGCTGAACTACACCGGCGACACCAACGATTCTGCGTCGATGAACATCTGGCTGCACAAGCAAGTCATGGATAAGCTCGCGGCCAACGGTGGCAAGCTGCCGCCTGACATCAAGCATTGATCGTTTTCTGAACGATTTTCTCACGAGGCCCGTCGCGTTCGCGCGGCGGGCCTTTTGTTTCTCGGCGTCCGGCATTCGGGTGGCAGATCGGCGTTGACGGAAATGTGTAGGTCCCGGCGCGGGTCATCAATTTGGAGAGATGACGGCGCACCGGCAGCCGGGTATGAAAATGCATTCAAACGAGGCCGAGCCAACGGCCCGATGGGAAACAAAAGGAAAATCAAATGACGAATATCGATCGACGTACCGTTTTGGCTGGCAGCGCGGTGGCGCTCGCAGGCACGGCATTAGCAACCCCGGCGACAGCGCAGGGGACTGCCAAAACGCTGTTCGAAGTGGCGCAGGTGACGATTCCGGTCGAGGGCCAGAGCGAGGTGTTTCCGGTGC includes:
- a CDS encoding DUF3597 domain-containing protein, with translation MSIFSKIMGAIFGTTSAQAAEPAGGAGSAGAGAPAAQTVDVAPILDAAVKAKGEKLEWRTSIVDLMKALDIDSSLAARKELAKELNYTGDTNDSASMNIWLHKQVMDKLAANGGKLPPDIKH